GCTTGTTGAACAAGCGGTAACGATAACTGTTGACGGTTTTAGGACTCAAATTCAACTGCTCGGAGATATCCGTTACTTTCTGACCTTTGGTGATCATCATCATGATTTGTAATTCACGTTCAGATAGGTCAGCAAAAGGGTTTTCCGAAGCTGGTGAGAATTGACTTAACGCCATCTGTTGGGCAATTTCAGGTGAAATGTAGCGCTGTCCACTATTAACCATGCGAATCGCATTGACCATCTCATCTGGGCCTGCGCCCTTGGTTAAATATCCGGCTGCGCCTGCTTGCATCACTTTAGTTGGAAACGGATTTTCCGTATGAACAGTCAAAACGATAATTTTCACATCTGGATTAAAGCGCAATACCTTTTTGGTGGCCTCTAAGCCGCCAATACCTGGCATGTTCATATCCATTAAAATGACGTCTGCATGATTGCTTCGACACCATTTTACTGCTTCTTCACCGCTTTCAGCTTCCCCTGCTACGTTCATTCCACGGACGTCTTCAATAATACGTCGTATCCCTGTGCGAACCAGCTCGTGATCATCTACAAGGAAAACATTTATCAAACTTGTATCTCCACACTTTGTCTTTGGCTCTGCACCCACTTAATGTGGATAACAGCATAGCTGCCTAGTTTATCTGAAAATGAAAAAATTGCTTCCTCTGAATATGTGCTGAAATGCAAACTTTAGCAAGTACTTATTTTTATATCTGATAGTTAAATCATTAATAATCTAAAAATCAGAAACTTAGCACATAAAACTGTTTAAAAAACGAACCATCAAAATGGCCTTAGATAAAAGCTCAGTGTTTCTATTTATGTGTTTTTGCTTATGCTAATCTATAGGCGTCTTAGGTTTACTTCACGCGTTACATGACTACTCACAACGGATTTTTACTCACTCGTCAAGCACGTGACGTTAATGGTCAAACGCAAATTGAACTCTGGCTAACCACAGACCAAGGTCCGACACAACTCGTCATTACTGGGGAGAAACCGGTATTTTTTGTTGCTCAACATCAACTCAATGACGCACAGCAGCTCGCAGCTGAGTTCCCTTTCGACATCCAATGGAAGCCGCTACCGCTCAAAACCTTTGACTTACAGCCATTAGCCGCTTGTTATTGCACCACCATTCAACACTCGCAACAGCTAAGTACGCGGCTCAAACAAAACGACGTTCAGGTTTATGAAGATGACATCCGCCTAGCCGACCGTTTCTTAATGGAGCGATTTATCAAAGGCAGTCTCACCTTCACTGGTTCAGAGCAACCCAAAGCGAATTATCGGCGAGTGAACAGCGCTAAGTGCCGCCAAGGTGACTATACGCCACAGTTAAAAGTCGTCTCGCTCGATATCGAGTGTTCACAGAAAGGGGTGCTCTATTCAATTGGCCTTGATAGCCCAATGGATAGCCGAGTGATAATGATAGGCCCAGCCCAGCAAGCAGAGACGCCGATACAGTGGGTCGACAACGAAAAAGCGTTGTTGGTTGCATTGCTCGATTGGTTTGAACGGTTTGACCCAGACGTCATTATCGGTTGGAACGTGATCGACTTTGATTTTCGCCTGCTGCATAAACGCGCTAAATTTAATCGTCTCAGACTGACGCTCGGTAGAGCCAAGCAAGCCTGTTTTTTTCGCACCTCCCAGACCACACAGCAAGCGTTTATTAGCATTCCGGGCCGTGTCGTCATGGACGGGATCGACACGCTCAAAACTGCGACTTACCATTTTCGCAGTTGGTCTCTTGAGTCTGTTTCTCAACAATTACTGGGTGAAGGTAAACAGATTCACAACGTCCATGACCGAATGGACGAAATCAATCATATGTTCAAGCATGACAAGCCCGCTTTGGCCAAGTACAACCTTCAGGATTGTGTGCTCGTCAACAAGATTTTTGCCCACACTCACCTACTCGAATTTGCCATTGAACGCTCAAGGTTAACCGGTGTTGAGCTCGATCGCGTCGGCGGCTCAGTCGCTGCATTTACCAACCTTTACCTGCCACAACTTCATCGAGCCGGTTACATCGCCCCAAACTTGCAACCAGAAAACTGGATCGCCAGCCCAGGTGGCTATGTGATGGACTCGATCCCAAATTTGTACGACTCGGTATTAGTGCTCGATTTTAAGAGCCTGTACCCGTCGATTATTCGTAGCTTCCTTATTGATCCAATGGGCCTTATTGAAGGATTACAGCAGCAGATTGGGAAAGGTGACGATCAGGCTGTCGCGGGGTTTCGCGGCGGTCAATTTCATCGCAGCAAACACTTTTTACCGCAAATGATTGAAACCCTTTGGGCGGCGAGAGATGTGGCGAAAAAGAACAATGAACAGGCGTTTTCTCAAGCCATAAAAATCATCATGAACTCGTTTTATGGGGTGTTGGGCTCCTCGGGTTGTCGATTCTTTGATACCCGCCTTGCCTCAAGCATTACCATGCGTGGCCATGAGATCATGAAGCAAACCAAACTGCTGATTGAGCAGCAGGGTTATCAAGTTATCTATGGTGATACCGATTCGACCTTCGTGTCGCTTGGCAAAGCCCATTCGCAGCAACAAGCAGACAACATCGGCCAGCAACTGGTGGATTACATCAATCACTGGTGGGCAACGCATCTCAAGCAAGAATACAATCTCATCTCAATGCTAGAGCTTGAGTATGAAACCCACTACCGCAAGTTTTTAATGCCAACAATACGTGGTCAAGAAACAGGGTCAAAGAAGCGCTACGCGGGGCTGATTGGCGAGGGAGACTCAGAGCGCATTGTGTTTAAGGGATTGGAGAGCGCACGCACCGATTGGACGCCACTGGCGCAGGAGTTTCAGCAAAGCCTGTATGCCAAAGTCTTTGCCGGTGACGATCCAAGTGAGTACATTCGTGACTTTGTTGAGCGCACCAAAAATGGCGAATTTGACCACAAGCTGGTTTATCAGAAGCGTTTACGCCGCAAACTGCACGACTACCAAAAAAACGTTCCACCACAAGTACGCGCGGCTCGAATGGCTGATGACATCAATGCCCAATTAGGCAGACCCCTACAATACCAAAATCGCGGACGCATTGAGTATCTAATTACTATTGCCGGGCCAGAGCCACGTGAGTACCAGAAAAGCGCTATTGACTATCAGCACTATATCGATAAGCAGTTGAAGCCTGTCGCTGAAGCTATTCTGCCGTTTATCGGATTAGACTTCGCCACTTTAAGCGAACCACAGTTAGGGCTCTTTTAGCTAGAAAAGCGTCGACTGTAATCCACAAGATCCTCGACTGACATCGCTTTAGCGTAATACCAACCTTGCACAGCCACCGAGCTTGAACTCGGAATATGCGCTAACTGCTGTTCGGTTTCGACCCCTTCAACAATGACATCCATCGCGAGTTGGTCGGCGATGGTTAATAAGGTTTTAAATACGCGGCGTCCTTTTTCTGATTCGAGGGCGAGCACAAATGAACGGTCAATTTTGATGCAATCGATATCAAACTGATTGAGATAACTCAACGACGAGTACCCGGTGCCAAAGTCATCGATGTGCAGCTTCACACCCATTTGGTGTAACCGATTAAATGCCAGCGTCAAACGCTGAGTGTCAGCCAGCAAAGTTTCCTCAGTTATCTCAATGTCTACAAACTTTGCGTGAGGTTTTATCATCGTCTCAAGCTTGGTTAAGCTCTCTTCATCAAGCAAGGTGGCTGGGGTAATGTTAATACTGACATTGATAAAAATCCCGTGCGCTTGCATGACACCAATATCACTGACCGCTTGTTTAACGACCCATAAGTCTAACTCTTTCATTAAGCCGGCTTTTTCTAACCAAGGTAGAAATTGGTGCGGCAGTAACTTGTTGCCCTTATCGTTAACCGCCCGAATAAGCGCCTCACAGCCCACCACTTTGTGATGCGTAGGAGAAACCTGAGGTTGGTACTCTAAGCAAAAGTCTCGTCGGCTAAGCAATTCCATCTCCCTGACAATAGCTCGGTCTTCACGCTCCTTTTTCGCCAGTTCTACGACTGGGTCATAGCTCAGGGTTTGCGCCTCCTCTTGACGGCGGGTAAAGCTAGTATCGAGGGCGGTCAGATGTATGGCTTGCTTATCATAAGCATGACCGATCGCTTTTACTGCCGGATAGTAAATCCCTATACCAACTACGAGATTGAATGCTTGAAGCAGTACCGCCGAGAGATCACCATTGGTTGCCACCAGCGCATTGAAAAAAATCGGACTATTAAAGGGAACCGAGACACTTGGCGAGGCGACCAACCCGAGAGAAACGGCGCTCATGCTCACGACTACATTCGCCATCGGAGCCAGTAAAAATGGCACCAACAAACGCGGATTTAAAATGATCGGCAAACCAAACAGCAATATCTCATTAATATTGAGCAGCCCAATCGGGATGCTCGCCATCGCGATCAGTTTTAAGCTTTTCTGTTTAGTGAACAATAGTAGCGCGATCACCAGCGATAAAGTGGCACCACTGCCGCCAATAAACACGAAAGCGCCCATGAATGAGAGGTTCATCGGATACGCGCCCTCTCCTCCTGCCAACACGGTAGAGTAATTTAAGTTACTCGCTTCTTGCAGCAACTCGACCAAGGGCAACAACGCATAATAGCCATGCACACCGACAAACCACAGTAGCGAGTTCAGTACACTAAAGGTGACGCCAAAAAGAGTGGGACTATTAGCGTAATCGACGTTCATTAGAGACAGCAGTGACAAATCACTCATACCACTAAACAGCAGCAGATTGACCACCACCACCAGCGCACTGGTGAGTACCGCGGGCATGACCAGATTCAGCGACTCTTTCACTATATGCCCGGCACTATCAATTTTCGTTAATTGTAGTGACGGATAACGCAGCAGCAGTGCAAGTACCGGAATGGCATAGAGTGGCGTCAAAATGGCCATGATGATTTGAAAGGTCAGCACAGTCTGCTGTTCGGGCATCAGTTTAGCCACAAGGATCAAGTA
The sequence above is drawn from the Vibrio sinaloensis genome and encodes:
- the uvrY gene encoding UvrY/SirA/GacA family response regulator transcription factor gives rise to the protein MINVFLVDDHELVRTGIRRIIEDVRGMNVAGEAESGEEAVKWCRSNHADVILMDMNMPGIGGLEATKKVLRFNPDVKIIVLTVHTENPFPTKVMQAGAAGYLTKGAGPDEMVNAIRMVNSGQRYISPEIAQQMALSQFSPASENPFADLSERELQIMMMITKGQKVTDISEQLNLSPKTVNSYRYRLFNKLDISGDVELTHLAIRHGMIDTETL
- a CDS encoding PTS sugar transporter subunit IIC/EAL domain-containing protein codes for the protein MEASSLNRVSTTLSTWFSKFIIPSFQAIREGMVWLIPCLMISSFCLLLACLGEFVLGYRTAWVSALYGLHDGIALFFPYLMTATISYVLAMQWRLPRPPIALLSILYLILVAKLMPEQQTVLTFQIIMAILTPLYAIPVLALLLRYPSLQLTKIDSAGHIVKESLNLVMPAVLTSALVVVVNLLLFSGMSDLSLLSLMNVDYANSPTLFGVTFSVLNSLLWFVGVHGYYALLPLVELLQEASNLNYSTVLAGGEGAYPMNLSFMGAFVFIGGSGATLSLVIALLLFTKQKSLKLIAMASIPIGLLNINEILLFGLPIILNPRLLVPFLLAPMANVVVSMSAVSLGLVASPSVSVPFNSPIFFNALVATNGDLSAVLLQAFNLVVGIGIYYPAVKAIGHAYDKQAIHLTALDTSFTRRQEEAQTLSYDPVVELAKKEREDRAIVREMELLSRRDFCLEYQPQVSPTHHKVVGCEALIRAVNDKGNKLLPHQFLPWLEKAGLMKELDLWVVKQAVSDIGVMQAHGIFINVSINITPATLLDEESLTKLETMIKPHAKFVDIEITEETLLADTQRLTLAFNRLHQMGVKLHIDDFGTGYSSLSYLNQFDIDCIKIDRSFVLALESEKGRRVFKTLLTIADQLAMDVIVEGVETEQQLAHIPSSSSVAVQGWYYAKAMSVEDLVDYSRRFSS
- a CDS encoding DNA polymerase II encodes the protein MTTHNGFLLTRQARDVNGQTQIELWLTTDQGPTQLVITGEKPVFFVAQHQLNDAQQLAAEFPFDIQWKPLPLKTFDLQPLAACYCTTIQHSQQLSTRLKQNDVQVYEDDIRLADRFLMERFIKGSLTFTGSEQPKANYRRVNSAKCRQGDYTPQLKVVSLDIECSQKGVLYSIGLDSPMDSRVIMIGPAQQAETPIQWVDNEKALLVALLDWFERFDPDVIIGWNVIDFDFRLLHKRAKFNRLRLTLGRAKQACFFRTSQTTQQAFISIPGRVVMDGIDTLKTATYHFRSWSLESVSQQLLGEGKQIHNVHDRMDEINHMFKHDKPALAKYNLQDCVLVNKIFAHTHLLEFAIERSRLTGVELDRVGGSVAAFTNLYLPQLHRAGYIAPNLQPENWIASPGGYVMDSIPNLYDSVLVLDFKSLYPSIIRSFLIDPMGLIEGLQQQIGKGDDQAVAGFRGGQFHRSKHFLPQMIETLWAARDVAKKNNEQAFSQAIKIIMNSFYGVLGSSGCRFFDTRLASSITMRGHEIMKQTKLLIEQQGYQVIYGDTDSTFVSLGKAHSQQQADNIGQQLVDYINHWWATHLKQEYNLISMLELEYETHYRKFLMPTIRGQETGSKKRYAGLIGEGDSERIVFKGLESARTDWTPLAQEFQQSLYAKVFAGDDPSEYIRDFVERTKNGEFDHKLVYQKRLRRKLHDYQKNVPPQVRAARMADDINAQLGRPLQYQNRGRIEYLITIAGPEPREYQKSAIDYQHYIDKQLKPVAEAILPFIGLDFATLSEPQLGLF